In Pseudomonas rhizosphaerae, one DNA window encodes the following:
- a CDS encoding metalloregulator ArsR/SmtB family transcription factor, which yields MNLPPHTFFKCLGDETRARIMLMLSAEGELCVCELIWALDDNQSKVSRHLAQLRACGLLADRRQGQWVYYRLHPELEQWALDVLSITMQAHQCWVSDHQGRLAAMEDRPVRQASCC from the coding sequence ATGAACCTTCCACCTCACACCTTCTTCAAGTGCCTTGGGGATGAAACTCGCGCTCGGATCATGCTCATGCTTTCGGCTGAAGGTGAGCTGTGCGTATGCGAGTTGATCTGGGCACTGGACGATAACCAGTCGAAAGTTTCGAGACACCTCGCCCAGCTTCGGGCCTGCGGGTTACTCGCAGATCGAAGGCAGGGGCAGTGGGTTTACTACCGACTGCATCCCGAGCTTGAACAATGGGCGCTGGATGTTCTGAGCATCACTATGCAGGCTCACCAGTGCTGGGTTAGCGACCATCAGGGACGGCTCGCTGCCATGGAAGACAGACCCGTGCGCCAAGCCTCCTGCTGCTGA
- a CDS encoding DUF305 domain-containing protein, whose protein sequence is MKTTAALLLACLATPAFAAEMSHSNGDMTPMQHEYMMSMETMQKSMHEGGMEKDADVAFAKGMLAHHKAAVDMAKIELKYGKDAEMRKLAEEIIKAQQAEIDQMEAWVKKHQK, encoded by the coding sequence ATGAAAACCACCGCCGCCCTGCTCTTGGCCTGTCTGGCCACCCCAGCCTTCGCTGCCGAGATGTCGCACAGTAATGGCGACATGACGCCGATGCAGCATGAATACATGATGAGCATGGAAACCATGCAGAAATCTATGCACGAAGGCGGCATGGAAAAAGACGCCGACGTCGCCTTCGCCAAAGGCATGCTGGCCCACCATAAAGCGGCAGTGGACATGGCCAAGATCGAACTCAAATACGGCAAGGACGCCGAGATGCGCAAGCTGGCAGAAGAAATCATCAAAGCCCAACAGGCCGAGATCGACCAGATGGAAGCATGGGTCAAGAAGCATCAGAAGTGA